In the Salmo trutta chromosome 33, fSalTru1.1, whole genome shotgun sequence genome, one interval contains:
- the LOC115172265 gene encoding kinesin-like protein KIF3B produces the protein MSRQCEAVKVVVRCRPFNRREETMDNDNILEVNTKLGQITLRNPRASPEELMKSFTFDAVYDSESKQSDIYDDTVRPLVDSVLQGFNGTILAYGQTGTGKTFTMLGMPTDNERGIIPNSFNHIFTQISRSQNQQYLVRASYLEIYREEVRDLLCKDNNKKLDLKENPDSGVYVKDLSSVVSKNVMEIEHVMNIGDQSRSVGFTNMNERSSRSHAIFMITVECSEKGADGEDHIRVGKLNMVDLAGSERQRKTGANGERLKEATKINLSLSALGNVISALVDGKSTHIPYRDSKLTRLLQDSLGGNAKTVMVATLGPASKNYEESLTTLRYANRAKNIKNKPKINEDPKDALLREFQEEITRLKAQLEERGMLAKERRRRRNSRRLTKSMIVEDVAHRERDAELWKALEAEWERNAKYYIKEEQESKRKKEEERSIAISRFKSMDNSVEGRPQKVVTSTIPIHRFSSVEDSPKKALPTSAHSSPGAREKWKPFGEKEQMENERMMDHMQKEQESMEKIIEKYKAMESKILAGGKNIIDHTNEQQKMLELKRQEIAEQIRREREIQQQVLAQDEETGELRETFSSLQQEVDLKTKKLKRLYAKLQLVKAEIGDVIDEHVVTRQELEQTQNELTRELKFKYLLIENFIPPEEKNKIMNRLHFDSEEDQWRFKSSVTSESKLAHQVKRRPTSVVGYKRPISQYAQMAVTTGAQSRYRAENVMLLELDMSPPTMYNLNLNGAHLEQAFGGPGSPRRDLLVNVPFRDRTTASGRVRKSRSWYQAPRSSSSCVSSSSSSSSITQGPQTQCSPHPQRPSSAIYTPLEGAIPGSP, from the exons ATGTCGAGACAGTGCGAGGCTGTGAAGGTGGTGGTGCGATGCCGCCCAttcaacagaagagaggagacgaTGGACAACGATAACATATTGGAGGTGAATACAAAACTGGGCCAGATCACATTGAGGAACCCAAGGGCGTCACCTGAAGAACTCATGAAATCATTCACCTTTGATGCAGTCTACGACTCTGAGTCGAAACAGAGCGATATTTATGACGACACAGTCAGACCCCTTGTGGACTCCGTGTTGCAAGGATTCAACGGGACCATATTAGCTTATGGGCAAACTGGGACAGGTAAAACCTTCACGATGCTAGGTATGCCCACAGACAATGAGAGAGGGATCATCCCAAATTCATTTAACCACATTTTTACACAGATCTCCAGGTCTCAGAATCAGCAATATTTAGTGAGGGCATCCTATCTAGAGATCTATCGGGAGGAGGTCAGGGATCTGTTATGTAAGGACAACAACAAGAAACTAGACCTCAAAGAAAACCCAGATTCAGGTGTCTATGTCAAAGACCTGTCTTCGGTTGTCAGCAAGAATGTCATGGAGATCGAACATGTCATGAACATAGGAGACCAGTCCAGGTCTGTGGGGTTCACCAATATGAATGAACGCAGCTCGCGGTCCCATGCCATCTTCATGATCACGGTGGAGTGCAGTGAGAAAGGTGCAGATGGAGAGGACCACATACGGGTTGGGAAGCTGAACATGGTTGACCTGGCTGGCAGCGAACGCCAGAGAAAGACAGGTGCTAATGGGGAACGCCTGAAAGAGGCCACTAAAATCAACCTGTCCCTCTCAGCACTGGGTAATGTCATCTCAGCTCTGGTGGATGGGAAGAGCACCCACATCCCTTACAGGGACTCTAAACTTACACGACTGCTCCAGGATTCACTGGGTGGCAATGCAAAGACGGTCATGGTAGCCACTCTGGGACCAGCGTCCAAGAACTATGAAGAGTCCCTAACGACCCTAAGGTACGCTAACAGGGCTAAAAATATAAAGAACAAACCCAAGATCAATGAGGATCCAAAGGATGCTCTGCTGAGAGAGTTTCAGGAGGAGATCACCCGCCTGAAGGCCCAACTGGAGGAGCGAGGGATGCTGGcaaaggaaaggaggaggagaaggaatagCAGAAGACTGACTAAAAGCATGATTGTGGAGGATGTAGCCCACAGAGAAAGGGATGCGGAACTGTGGAAGGCTCTGGAAGCAGAATGGGAGCGGAATGCAAAATACTATATAAAGGAAGAACAGGAAAgcaagaggaagaaagaggaggagagaagtatAGCGATAAGTAGATTCAAATCCATGGATAACTCTGTAGAGGGCCGTCCCCAAAAAGTGGTTACATCCACCATACCGATACATAGATTTAGCTCTGTGGAGGATAGCCCCAAAAAGGCTCTTCCCACCAGCGCCCATAGCAGCCCTGGGGCCAGAGAGAAATGGAAGCCATTTGGTGAGAAGGAGCAGATGGAAAATGAAAGGATGATGGACCACATGCAGAAGGAACAGGAATCCATGGAAAAGATTATTGAGAAATATAAG GCTATGGAGAGCAAAATATTGGCTGGGGGAAAGAACATTATTGACCACACTAACGAGCAACAGAAGATGCTGGAATTGAAGAGGCAAGAGATTGCAGAGCAG aTAAGACGGGAGAGAGAGATCCAGCAGCAGGTGTTAGCTCAggatgaggagacaggagagctGAGAGAGACCTTCTCCTCCCTGCAGCAGGAGGTGGATCTCAAGACCAAGAAGCTGAAAAGG TTGTATGCCAAGCTGCAGCTGGTGAAGGCTGAGATTGGGGACGTCATTGATGAGCATGTAGTAACCAGACAGGAGCTGGAGCAGACACAGAATGAACTCACCAGAGAACTCAAGTTCAA GTATCTCTTAATTGAGAATTTCATCCCTCCTGAAGAAAAGAACAAGATTATGAACAGGCTTCACTTTGACAGTGAGGAGGACCAGTGGAGGTTTAAGTCCTCTGTTACTTCAGAAAG TAAATTGGCTCATCAGGTGAAACGAAGGCCCACTTCTGTGGTGGGATACAAGCGACCTATCAGCCAATATGCACAGATGGCTGTCACAACAGGAGCTCAATCTAGATACCGG GCTGAGAATGTAATGCTCCTGGAGCTAGATATGAGCCCACCCACCATGTACAATCTCAACCTTAATGGAGCACACCTGGAGCAGGCCTTTGGCGGTCCCGGTAGCCCCAGGAGAGACCTGCTAGTCAACGTCCCCTTCAGGGACAGGACCACTGCATCAGGAAGGGTCCGGAAGTCACGATcctg GTACCAGGCACCTCGCTCATCCTCTTCATGCGTctcatcctcttcatcatccAGCTCTATAACACAAGGACCCCAGACCCAGTGCTCTCCTCACCCTCAGAGACCCTCCTCAGCCATCTATACTCCATTGGAAGGTGCCATTCCAGGGAGCCCCTGA